A single genomic interval of Ischnura elegans chromosome 3, ioIscEleg1.1, whole genome shotgun sequence harbors:
- the LOC124155430 gene encoding epidermal growth factor receptor-like, producing the protein MELPALSSPLAMRRALLLLLTASCAVIASAATREEKVCEGTHRGLEEPSNYDSYLSDMRQRYTGCTFVRGNLELTWLRSQDLDLSFLSDIREVSGYVLMYNVGARRVPLTSLQIIRGEKLMKTTARSESFALLATIVTTQYLEMPALREIRRGTVGFLQSYNLCHIKEIKWKYINNDWNSNIFDINDEDAQCAPCDATCSDGCWGPGPQNCQTINSINCNSNCPGRCFGVGAMECCHSYCSVGCKGPAPNDCIACRHYMNEGTCVITCPRGKYKYGATCVRNCPSPMVKDHDACVPFCPPGKRAVQGECIACRGACEKVCDGVGLIHAGNVASLRNCTTIQGSLEIKSISFTGFQQFHSNFAAGPLIEEMNPHALEALSTVKEITGHLSVSGTHTEFKDLSFFRSLEVIKGDVLNEDQAALSIERTSLRTLDLRSLKTVTNGNIIIRDNVDLCLLKHRDWNAVKKSRTHSVQIEGNRPSKVCEENGFLCHHQCSSEGCWGTAMDECYSCTNYKLKESCLGPCLNQSEQAGSMIDDQEVCFTKAFLPGISLYILNENTKELVEGLAWDSNLAHAYVTTHKQYQIWMKHLAGQSVSSPQNETDDLRDCPNRNANWVDASNGNIPPGGFLGGTDPKCMLYVGRTRHDGELLPGKICPRYNSVYVAWRGREHIYNNYQVLVGSNYEWVLSSGRRIPSCAVEGGKLKDGSPVYIGRTYNAGALDIGRVNPADGTLYIPYYEKEYSFPAYEILVYKSQKTIDAEANEIRSSQCTQMIPVWEEAPTGEIATDRLVATNNPKCNYYVGRAFHDRDLIPGKFIPDWRNVYIAWGGEEIAYQKAELLIGSNYEWVPAVRGKIPSCAVKGGYTMDGTPLYIGKVLYNECDEIGKVNPVDGLLYVGYFNKEYTFTEYDILVFKTQ; encoded by the exons TGTGCGAGGGAACACACCGAGGCCTGGAGGAGCCCTCCAACTACGACTCGTACCTCAGTGACATGCGTCAGCGCTACACCGGCTGCACTTTTGTCCGGGGTAACCTGGAGCTGACTTGGCTTCGAAGCCAGGACCTCGACCTGTCCTTCCTCAGCGACATCCGAGAGGTGTCCGGATACGTGCTGATGTACAACGTGGGCGCGCGCAGAGTGCCGCTCACCAGCCTTCAAATCATCCGGGGAGAGAAGCTGATGAAGACGACGGCAAGGAGCGAGTCCTTCGCCCTCCTCGCCACAATCGTCACCACGCAGTACTTGGAGATGCCCGCGCTGAGGG AAATTCGAAGAGGAACTGTTGGATTCCTTCAAAGTTACAACTTGTGCCACATCAAGGAGAtaaaatggaaatacataaaCAACGACTGGAATTCAAATATCTTCGACATAAATGATGAGGATGCACAATGTGCACCCTGCGATGCTACGTGCAGTGATGGATGCTGGGGGCCTGGACCGCAGAATTGCCAGACGATCAACAGCATCAACTGCAACTCAAATTGCCCGGGGAGATGCTTTGGAGTTGGTGCCATGGAGTGCTGTCATTCCTATTGCTCTGTCGGATGCAAGGGTCCAGCCCCAAATGACTGCATT GCTTGCAGGCATTACATGAATGAAGGGACATGTGTAATTACTTGCCCCCGAGGCAAATATAAGTACGGAGCCACCTGTGTGAGAAACTGCCCAAGCCCCATGGTCAAGGATCACGACGCCTGTGTGCCGTTTTGCCCCCCAGGAAAGAGG GCTGTGCAAGGAGAATGCATTGCCTGCCGAGGAGCTTGCGAAAAAGTTTGCGATGGAGTGGGTCTCATTCACGCAGGGAACGTCGCCAGTTTGCGCAACTGCACCACAATCCAGGGCTCGCTAGAGATCAAGAGCATATCTTTCACAGGATTCCAGCAATTCCACTCCAATTTTGCAGCAGGACCTCTCATTGAGGAGATGAACCCACATGCTCTTGAGGCGTTGAGCACTGTGAAGGAAATAACTGGCCACCTCTCAGTCAGTGGTACACATACAGAGTTCAAAGATCTTTCATTCTTCAG GAGCCTTGAAGTCATCAAAGGTGATGTTTTGAATGAGGACCAGGCAGCTTTATCCATTGAAAGAACCTCTCTGAGGACTCTGGACCTGCGATCACTGAAAACCgtcacaaatggaaatattatcaTCCGTGATAACGTGGACTTATGCCTGTTGAAACACAGAGACTGGAATGCAGTGAAGAAATCAAGAACCCATTCTGTTCAAATTGAAGGAAATCGCCCGAGCAAAGTTTGTG aggagaatggtTTCCTGTGTCACCACCAATGCTCGTCTGAGGGATGCTGGGGAACGGCGATGGATGAATGCTATTCTTGCACAAATTATAAACTGAAGGAATCTTGCCTCGGGCCATGCCTAAATCAATCAGA acaAGCAGGAAGCATGATTGATGATCAAGAAGTCTGCTTCACCAAGGCATTCCTTCCAGGAATCTCCTTGTACATACTAAACGAAAATACAAAAGAACTGGTTGAGGGGCTAGCATG GGATAGCAACTTAGCACATGCTTACGTTACCACCCACAAGCAATATCAGATATGGATGAAGCATTTAGCTGGACAATCCGTTTCTTCACCCCAGAATGAAA CGGACGATTTGAGGGATTGCCCAAATCGGAATGCCAATTGGGTGGATGCATCCAATGGGAACATTCCACCTGGAGGGTTCCTTGGTGGCACTGACCCCAAGTGCATGCTATATGTTGGAAGGACACGTCACGACGGAGAACTACTACCGGGAAAGATTTGTCCAAGATACAATTCCGTGTACGTAGCTTGGAGGGGGAGGGAACACATTTACAACAATTATCAG GTTTTGGTTGGATCCAACTACGAGTGGGTTCTATCCAGTGGAAGGCGCATTCCGTCCTGTGCAGTGGAGGGGGGCAAGTTGAAAGATGGATCGCCCGTCTACATTGGAAGGACGTACAATGCAGGGGCCCTGGACATTGGAAGG GTTAATCCAGCCGATGGTACCCTATACATACCGTACTATGAAAAGGAATACAGTTTTCCAGCATATGAGATCCTTGTATATAAATCACAGAAAACTATTGATGCAGAGGCAAATG AAATTCGTTCATCACAATGCACACAGATGATTCCCGTGTGGGAAGAAGCTCCAACTGGAGAAATTGCCACCGACAGACTAGTTGCAACAAATAACCCCAAGTGCAATTATTATGTCGGAAGGGCCTTTCATGACAGAGACTTGATTCCAGGGAAATTCATACCCGACTGGCGGAATGTGTACATTGCGTGGGGAGGTGAAGAAATTGCCTATCAGAAAGCAGAG ctACTGATTGGGAGCAACTATGAATGGGTACCAGCGGTCAGAGGAAAAATCCCAAGTTGTGCAGTGAAAGGAGGCTACACTATGGATGGGACACCCCTCTACATCGGAAAAGTCTTGTACAACGAGTGTGACGAGATTGGAAAG GTGAATCCAGTGGATGGGCTTCTCTACGTGGGATATTTCAACAAAGAATACACTTTCACAGAATATGACATCCTTGTTTTCAAGACGCAATAA